In Brachybacterium fresconis, the genomic stretch CTCACTGTGCCCGTGGCGTGGGTTCAGGCGTTTCACGCGACGCACGATCAACCGGGCCGTGACGTGCTCGGCCTGCTTGCGGGAGGTGAACGCGGTGTACTCGACCTCGGCGACCTCGGCATCGGAGATCCACCGCTGCTCGGCCTCCTCCCAGATCGCCTGCGGATACTTGATCGGCGTCCATGCGTCCTCGGGGATGCGAGAGATCGCCCCGACCACGGACGGGTTCATCCTCGCGGTGAGCGAGAAGTGGGCCCCGCCCCGGCGGGCCGCGGCCACCGTGGCGTGCTGGAAGTAGGCCGAATCCGCACGCACGGTCACCATCCCGGAGACGCCGGCGCGCTTCGCAGTGGCCAACGCGCTGCCGATCATCGCCGCGGTGCCGTGGGCCGAGGCCGCCGCGCCCCGACGCAGCCGGATCCCGGCGATCACCGGCACGGCCTGCAGCGTGGAGAGGGTCGCGACCTGGGCGTTCAAACCCTTCACCCCGCTGTAGCCGTAGCCGGCGCCCTGCTTCGCGTAGCCGTGGGTGGCCCGGATCGTGTCATCGATATCGACGAACGCGACCCGGTCGCCACCGCTCAACAGGCCCGGCACCCGGGCCGCCAGCCCGGTCAGGACCCTGGAGGCGACTGCGTCGAGCTGGCGCACGTGCCCGAAGGTGTATCCGCGCAGGTGGGTGCCCAGCGTCGTGGGTGCCCGCCGCGCGGTAAACGCCCGGCCCATCCCGCCATGACGCAGAACGTCCATGTCCGAGATGCTGTCGGCGCCAGCGAGCATTCCCGCGACCA encodes the following:
- a CDS encoding IS1380 family transposase, which codes for MRVSHDFSAEFDDDNLVGRAGLVPVMALAESAGLPGLVAEHVTVPGSIGSNADVKVPSLVAGMLAGADSISDMDVLRHGGMGRAFTARRAPTTLGTHLRGYTFGHVRQLDAVASRVLTGLAARVPGLLSGGDRVAFVDIDDTIRATHGYAKQGAGYGYSGVKGLNAQVATLSTLQAVPVIAGIRLRRGAAASAHGTAAMIGSALATAKRAGVSGMVTVRADSAYFQHATVAAARRGGAHFSLTARMNPSVVGAISRIPEDAWTPIKYPQAIWEEAEQRWISDAEVAEVEYTAFTSRKQAEHVTARLIVRRVKRLNPRHGHSEQGGLLDAYRHHAVFTDSPLSMLAAEASHRDHAIVEQVIADLKGGPLAHCPSGVFTANSAWTVLAAIAFNLARAAGVLASSFHARARWQTLVDHLIAVPARIANRARSWRLHLPRNWPWHTAWENLFDTTRVMMT